One segment of Grus americana isolate bGruAme1 chromosome 23, bGruAme1.mat, whole genome shotgun sequence DNA contains the following:
- the RPS6KA1 gene encoding ribosomal protein S6 kinase alpha-1 isoform X5, translating into MPLAQLAEPWPNMELVHLDTENGQAATEEGGNPPSKGEGVVKEINITHHVKEGSEKADPSQFELLKVLGQGSFGKVFLVRKITPPDSNHLYAMKVLKKATLKVRDRVRTKIERDILADVNHPFVVKLHYAFQTEGKLYLILDFLRGGDLFTRLSKEVMFTEEDVKFYLAELALGLDHLHSLGIIYRDLKPENILLDEEGHIKLTDFGLSKEAIDHEKKAYSFCGTVEYMAPEVVNRQGHSHSADWWSYGVLMFEMLTGSLPFQGKDRKDTMTLILKAKLGMPQFLSCEAQSLLRALFKRNPANRLGSGPDGAEEIKRHPFYSTIDWNKLYRREIKPPFKPAVGQPDDTFYFDAEFTSRTPKDSPGIPPSAGAHQLFRGFSFVATGLMEDGKVKPAQSPLHSVVQQLHGKNIQFNDGYVVKEAIGVGSYSVCKRCIHKATNMEYAVKVIDKSKRDPSEEIEILLRYGQHPNIITLKDVYDDGKYVYLVTELMRGGELLDKILRQKFFSEREASSVLHTICKTVEYLHSQGVVHRDLKPSNILYVDESGNPESIRICDFGFAKQLRAENGLLMTPCYTANFVAPEVLKRQGYDEGCDIWSLGVLLYTMLAGCTPFANGPSDTPEEILTRIGGGKFSVRGGNWDTISDMAKDLVSKMLHIDPHQRLTAKQVLQHPWITQKDSLPQSQLNHQDVQLVKGAMAATYSALNSSKPSPQLKPIESSILAQRRVKKLPSTTL; encoded by the exons GGCGAAGGTGTTGTGAAAGAAATCAACATCACGCACCATGTGAAGGAGGGCTCCGAGAAAGCCGATCCTTCGCAGTTTGAGCTGCTGAAGGTGCTGGGACAGGGCTCTTTTGGCAAG GTTTTCTTGGTGAGAAAAATAACACCGCCAGACAGCAACCACCTCTATGCCATGAAAGTGCTCAAGAAGGCGACATTGAAAG TGCGTGATCGAGTAAGGACAAAGATAGAAAGGGACATCTTGGCTGATGTAAACCATCCCTTTGTGGTGAAACTCCACTACG CATTCCAGACGGAGGGGAAGCTGTATCTCATCTTGGATTTCCTCAGAGGAGGTGACCTTTTCACTCGGCTTTCCAAAGAG GTCATGTTCACCGAGGAGGATGTGAAGTTCTACCTAGCGGAGCTGGCTCTGGGGCTCGACCATTTGCACAGCCTGGGAATCATATACAGAGATCTCAAACCAGAGAA CATCCTCTTGGATGAAGAGGGGCACATCAAACTCACAG ATTTTGGCTTGAGTAAGGAGGCTATAGACCACGAGAAGAAAGCGTATTCCTTCTGTGGGACAGTGGAGTATATGGCACCAGAAGTTGTGAATCGCCAGGGCCACTCTCACAGTGCTGACTGGTGGTCCTACGGGGTGTTAATG ttTGAAATGCTCACCGGCTCGCTGCCCTTCCAGGGGAAGGATCGTAAGGACACGATGACCCTCATCCTCAA AGCAAAGCTGGGCATGCCGCAGTTCCTGAGCTGTGAAGCGCAGAGCCTCCTGCGAGCCCTTTTCAAAAGGAATCCAGCCAACAGATTGG GTTCTGGACCAGATGGGGCAGAAGAGATCAAGCGCCATCCTTTCTACTCCACCATTGACTGGAAT aagctgTACCGCCGGGAAATCAAACCTCCCTTCAAGCCTGCAGTAGGCCAGCCAGATGACACCTTTTATTTTGACGCAGAATTTACATCGCGGACGCCAAAAG ATTCCCCAGGCATCCCCCCGAGCGCGGGGGCCCATCAGCTCTTCCGAGGCTTCAGTTTCGTGGCGACCGGATTGATGGAGGATGGCAAGGTGAAACCTGCCCAGTCGCCTCTGCATTCAGTGGTACAG CAGCTGCACGGCAAGAACATCCAGTTCAACGACGGCTACGTGGTGAAGGAGGCAATCGGCGTCGGCTCCTACTCAGTGTGTAAACGCTGCATTCATAAAGCAACCAACATGGAATACGCAGTCAAG GTTATCGACAAGAGCAAGCGAGACCCTTCGGAGGAAATAGAAATCCTGCTGCGATACGGGCAGCATCCAAACATCATCACCTTGAAAGAT GTGTATGATGATGGGAAGTACGTGTATCTGGTGACTGAGCTGATgaggggaggggagctgctggatAAAATCCTCAGACAGAAATTTTTCTCGGAGAGGGAAGCTAGTTCGGTCCTGCACACGATCTGTAAAACAGTGGAGTATCTGCATTCCCAAGGG GTGGTTCACAGGGACTTGAAACCCAGCAATATTCTCTACGTGGATGAGTCAGGAAACCCCGAAAGCATTCGCATTTGTGACTTTGGCTTTGCCAAGCAGCTGAGGGCTGAGAACGGCCTTCTCATGACTCCCTGTTACACGGCAAACTTTGTGGCACCCGAG GTACTAAAACGCCAAGGCTACGACGAGGGCTGCGACATCTGGAGCCTGGGGGTTCTCCTGTATACGATGCTCGCAGG ctgcactcCGTTTGCAAACGGTCCCAGTGACACTCCAGAGGAGATCCTGACCCGGATAGGCGGGGGGAAGTTCTCTGTCAGGGGAGGCAACTGGGACACGATTTCTGACATGGCCAAG GACCTGGTATCAAAGATGCTTCACATAGATCCTCACCAGCGTCTAACGGCCAAGCAGGTCCTGCAGCATCCGTGGATAACCCAGAAGGACAGCCTACCCCAGAGCCAGCTGAATCACCAGGACGTTCAGCTTGTAAAG GGGGCGATGGCTGCCACGTACTCTGCACTGAACAGCTCCAAGCCAAGCCCCCAGCTGAAGCCCATCGAATCCTCCATTCTGGCACAGAGGCGGGTGAAGAAACTTCCTTCCACCACCCTGTGA
- the RPS6KA1 gene encoding ribosomal protein S6 kinase alpha-1 isoform X6, whose amino-acid sequence MLRLLFRSKPRIQEAKSDITWIEKDLVDLADEGEGVVKEINITHHVKEGSEKADPSQFELLKVLGQGSFGKVFLVRKITPPDSNHLYAMKVLKKATLKVRDRVRTKIERDILADVNHPFVVKLHYAFQTEGKLYLILDFLRGGDLFTRLSKEVMFTEEDVKFYLAELALGLDHLHSLGIIYRDLKPENILLDEEGHIKLTDFGLSKEAIDHEKKAYSFCGTVEYMAPEVVNRQGHSHSADWWSYGVLMFEMLTGSLPFQGKDRKDTMTLILKAKLGMPQFLSCEAQSLLRALFKRNPANRLGSGPDGAEEIKRHPFYSTIDWNKLYRREIKPPFKPAVGQPDDTFYFDAEFTSRTPKDSPGIPPSAGAHQLFRGFSFVATGLMEDGKVKPAQSPLHSVVQQLHGKNIQFNDGYVVKEAIGVGSYSVCKRCIHKATNMEYAVKVIDKSKRDPSEEIEILLRYGQHPNIITLKDVYDDGKYVYLVTELMRGGELLDKILRQKFFSEREASSVLHTICKTVEYLHSQGVVHRDLKPSNILYVDESGNPESIRICDFGFAKQLRAENGLLMTPCYTANFVAPEVLKRQGYDEGCDIWSLGVLLYTMLAGCTPFANGPSDTPEEILTRIGGGKFSVRGGNWDTISDMAKDLVSKMLHIDPHQRLTAKQVLQHPWITQKDSLPQSQLNHQDVQLVKGAMAATYSALNSSKPSPQLKPIESSILAQRRVKKLPSTTL is encoded by the exons GGCGAAGGTGTTGTGAAAGAAATCAACATCACGCACCATGTGAAGGAGGGCTCCGAGAAAGCCGATCCTTCGCAGTTTGAGCTGCTGAAGGTGCTGGGACAGGGCTCTTTTGGCAAG GTTTTCTTGGTGAGAAAAATAACACCGCCAGACAGCAACCACCTCTATGCCATGAAAGTGCTCAAGAAGGCGACATTGAAAG TGCGTGATCGAGTAAGGACAAAGATAGAAAGGGACATCTTGGCTGATGTAAACCATCCCTTTGTGGTGAAACTCCACTACG CATTCCAGACGGAGGGGAAGCTGTATCTCATCTTGGATTTCCTCAGAGGAGGTGACCTTTTCACTCGGCTTTCCAAAGAG GTCATGTTCACCGAGGAGGATGTGAAGTTCTACCTAGCGGAGCTGGCTCTGGGGCTCGACCATTTGCACAGCCTGGGAATCATATACAGAGATCTCAAACCAGAGAA CATCCTCTTGGATGAAGAGGGGCACATCAAACTCACAG ATTTTGGCTTGAGTAAGGAGGCTATAGACCACGAGAAGAAAGCGTATTCCTTCTGTGGGACAGTGGAGTATATGGCACCAGAAGTTGTGAATCGCCAGGGCCACTCTCACAGTGCTGACTGGTGGTCCTACGGGGTGTTAATG ttTGAAATGCTCACCGGCTCGCTGCCCTTCCAGGGGAAGGATCGTAAGGACACGATGACCCTCATCCTCAA AGCAAAGCTGGGCATGCCGCAGTTCCTGAGCTGTGAAGCGCAGAGCCTCCTGCGAGCCCTTTTCAAAAGGAATCCAGCCAACAGATTGG GTTCTGGACCAGATGGGGCAGAAGAGATCAAGCGCCATCCTTTCTACTCCACCATTGACTGGAAT aagctgTACCGCCGGGAAATCAAACCTCCCTTCAAGCCTGCAGTAGGCCAGCCAGATGACACCTTTTATTTTGACGCAGAATTTACATCGCGGACGCCAAAAG ATTCCCCAGGCATCCCCCCGAGCGCGGGGGCCCATCAGCTCTTCCGAGGCTTCAGTTTCGTGGCGACCGGATTGATGGAGGATGGCAAGGTGAAACCTGCCCAGTCGCCTCTGCATTCAGTGGTACAG CAGCTGCACGGCAAGAACATCCAGTTCAACGACGGCTACGTGGTGAAGGAGGCAATCGGCGTCGGCTCCTACTCAGTGTGTAAACGCTGCATTCATAAAGCAACCAACATGGAATACGCAGTCAAG GTTATCGACAAGAGCAAGCGAGACCCTTCGGAGGAAATAGAAATCCTGCTGCGATACGGGCAGCATCCAAACATCATCACCTTGAAAGAT GTGTATGATGATGGGAAGTACGTGTATCTGGTGACTGAGCTGATgaggggaggggagctgctggatAAAATCCTCAGACAGAAATTTTTCTCGGAGAGGGAAGCTAGTTCGGTCCTGCACACGATCTGTAAAACAGTGGAGTATCTGCATTCCCAAGGG GTGGTTCACAGGGACTTGAAACCCAGCAATATTCTCTACGTGGATGAGTCAGGAAACCCCGAAAGCATTCGCATTTGTGACTTTGGCTTTGCCAAGCAGCTGAGGGCTGAGAACGGCCTTCTCATGACTCCCTGTTACACGGCAAACTTTGTGGCACCCGAG GTACTAAAACGCCAAGGCTACGACGAGGGCTGCGACATCTGGAGCCTGGGGGTTCTCCTGTATACGATGCTCGCAGG ctgcactcCGTTTGCAAACGGTCCCAGTGACACTCCAGAGGAGATCCTGACCCGGATAGGCGGGGGGAAGTTCTCTGTCAGGGGAGGCAACTGGGACACGATTTCTGACATGGCCAAG GACCTGGTATCAAAGATGCTTCACATAGATCCTCACCAGCGTCTAACGGCCAAGCAGGTCCTGCAGCATCCGTGGATAACCCAGAAGGACAGCCTACCCCAGAGCCAGCTGAATCACCAGGACGTTCAGCTTGTAAAG GGGGCGATGGCTGCCACGTACTCTGCACTGAACAGCTCCAAGCCAAGCCCCCAGCTGAAGCCCATCGAATCCTCCATTCTGGCACAGAGGCGGGTGAAGAAACTTCCTTCCACCACCCTGTGA
- the RPS6KA1 gene encoding ribosomal protein S6 kinase alpha-1 isoform X9, whose protein sequence is MAKSDITWIEKDLVDLADEGEGVVKEINITHHVKEGSEKADPSQFELLKVLGQGSFGKVFLVRKITPPDSNHLYAMKVLKKATLKVRDRVRTKIERDILADVNHPFVVKLHYAFQTEGKLYLILDFLRGGDLFTRLSKEVMFTEEDVKFYLAELALGLDHLHSLGIIYRDLKPENILLDEEGHIKLTDFGLSKEAIDHEKKAYSFCGTVEYMAPEVVNRQGHSHSADWWSYGVLMFEMLTGSLPFQGKDRKDTMTLILKAKLGMPQFLSCEAQSLLRALFKRNPANRLGSGPDGAEEIKRHPFYSTIDWNKLYRREIKPPFKPAVGQPDDTFYFDAEFTSRTPKDSPGIPPSAGAHQLFRGFSFVATGLMEDGKVKPAQSPLHSVVQQLHGKNIQFNDGYVVKEAIGVGSYSVCKRCIHKATNMEYAVKVIDKSKRDPSEEIEILLRYGQHPNIITLKDVYDDGKYVYLVTELMRGGELLDKILRQKFFSEREASSVLHTICKTVEYLHSQGVVHRDLKPSNILYVDESGNPESIRICDFGFAKQLRAENGLLMTPCYTANFVAPEVLKRQGYDEGCDIWSLGVLLYTMLAGCTPFANGPSDTPEEILTRIGGGKFSVRGGNWDTISDMAKDLVSKMLHIDPHQRLTAKQVLQHPWITQKDSLPQSQLNHQDVQLVKGAMAATYSALNSSKPSPQLKPIESSILAQRRVKKLPSTTL, encoded by the exons GGCGAAGGTGTTGTGAAAGAAATCAACATCACGCACCATGTGAAGGAGGGCTCCGAGAAAGCCGATCCTTCGCAGTTTGAGCTGCTGAAGGTGCTGGGACAGGGCTCTTTTGGCAAG GTTTTCTTGGTGAGAAAAATAACACCGCCAGACAGCAACCACCTCTATGCCATGAAAGTGCTCAAGAAGGCGACATTGAAAG TGCGTGATCGAGTAAGGACAAAGATAGAAAGGGACATCTTGGCTGATGTAAACCATCCCTTTGTGGTGAAACTCCACTACG CATTCCAGACGGAGGGGAAGCTGTATCTCATCTTGGATTTCCTCAGAGGAGGTGACCTTTTCACTCGGCTTTCCAAAGAG GTCATGTTCACCGAGGAGGATGTGAAGTTCTACCTAGCGGAGCTGGCTCTGGGGCTCGACCATTTGCACAGCCTGGGAATCATATACAGAGATCTCAAACCAGAGAA CATCCTCTTGGATGAAGAGGGGCACATCAAACTCACAG ATTTTGGCTTGAGTAAGGAGGCTATAGACCACGAGAAGAAAGCGTATTCCTTCTGTGGGACAGTGGAGTATATGGCACCAGAAGTTGTGAATCGCCAGGGCCACTCTCACAGTGCTGACTGGTGGTCCTACGGGGTGTTAATG ttTGAAATGCTCACCGGCTCGCTGCCCTTCCAGGGGAAGGATCGTAAGGACACGATGACCCTCATCCTCAA AGCAAAGCTGGGCATGCCGCAGTTCCTGAGCTGTGAAGCGCAGAGCCTCCTGCGAGCCCTTTTCAAAAGGAATCCAGCCAACAGATTGG GTTCTGGACCAGATGGGGCAGAAGAGATCAAGCGCCATCCTTTCTACTCCACCATTGACTGGAAT aagctgTACCGCCGGGAAATCAAACCTCCCTTCAAGCCTGCAGTAGGCCAGCCAGATGACACCTTTTATTTTGACGCAGAATTTACATCGCGGACGCCAAAAG ATTCCCCAGGCATCCCCCCGAGCGCGGGGGCCCATCAGCTCTTCCGAGGCTTCAGTTTCGTGGCGACCGGATTGATGGAGGATGGCAAGGTGAAACCTGCCCAGTCGCCTCTGCATTCAGTGGTACAG CAGCTGCACGGCAAGAACATCCAGTTCAACGACGGCTACGTGGTGAAGGAGGCAATCGGCGTCGGCTCCTACTCAGTGTGTAAACGCTGCATTCATAAAGCAACCAACATGGAATACGCAGTCAAG GTTATCGACAAGAGCAAGCGAGACCCTTCGGAGGAAATAGAAATCCTGCTGCGATACGGGCAGCATCCAAACATCATCACCTTGAAAGAT GTGTATGATGATGGGAAGTACGTGTATCTGGTGACTGAGCTGATgaggggaggggagctgctggatAAAATCCTCAGACAGAAATTTTTCTCGGAGAGGGAAGCTAGTTCGGTCCTGCACACGATCTGTAAAACAGTGGAGTATCTGCATTCCCAAGGG GTGGTTCACAGGGACTTGAAACCCAGCAATATTCTCTACGTGGATGAGTCAGGAAACCCCGAAAGCATTCGCATTTGTGACTTTGGCTTTGCCAAGCAGCTGAGGGCTGAGAACGGCCTTCTCATGACTCCCTGTTACACGGCAAACTTTGTGGCACCCGAG GTACTAAAACGCCAAGGCTACGACGAGGGCTGCGACATCTGGAGCCTGGGGGTTCTCCTGTATACGATGCTCGCAGG ctgcactcCGTTTGCAAACGGTCCCAGTGACACTCCAGAGGAGATCCTGACCCGGATAGGCGGGGGGAAGTTCTCTGTCAGGGGAGGCAACTGGGACACGATTTCTGACATGGCCAAG GACCTGGTATCAAAGATGCTTCACATAGATCCTCACCAGCGTCTAACGGCCAAGCAGGTCCTGCAGCATCCGTGGATAACCCAGAAGGACAGCCTACCCCAGAGCCAGCTGAATCACCAGGACGTTCAGCTTGTAAAG GGGGCGATGGCTGCCACGTACTCTGCACTGAACAGCTCCAAGCCAAGCCCCCAGCTGAAGCCCATCGAATCCTCCATTCTGGCACAGAGGCGGGTGAAGAAACTTCCTTCCACCACCCTGTGA
- the RPS6KA1 gene encoding ribosomal protein S6 kinase alpha-1 isoform X8 translates to MDGRKRKKAKSDITWIEKDLVDLADEGEGVVKEINITHHVKEGSEKADPSQFELLKVLGQGSFGKVFLVRKITPPDSNHLYAMKVLKKATLKVRDRVRTKIERDILADVNHPFVVKLHYAFQTEGKLYLILDFLRGGDLFTRLSKEVMFTEEDVKFYLAELALGLDHLHSLGIIYRDLKPENILLDEEGHIKLTDFGLSKEAIDHEKKAYSFCGTVEYMAPEVVNRQGHSHSADWWSYGVLMFEMLTGSLPFQGKDRKDTMTLILKAKLGMPQFLSCEAQSLLRALFKRNPANRLGSGPDGAEEIKRHPFYSTIDWNKLYRREIKPPFKPAVGQPDDTFYFDAEFTSRTPKDSPGIPPSAGAHQLFRGFSFVATGLMEDGKVKPAQSPLHSVVQQLHGKNIQFNDGYVVKEAIGVGSYSVCKRCIHKATNMEYAVKVIDKSKRDPSEEIEILLRYGQHPNIITLKDVYDDGKYVYLVTELMRGGELLDKILRQKFFSEREASSVLHTICKTVEYLHSQGVVHRDLKPSNILYVDESGNPESIRICDFGFAKQLRAENGLLMTPCYTANFVAPEVLKRQGYDEGCDIWSLGVLLYTMLAGCTPFANGPSDTPEEILTRIGGGKFSVRGGNWDTISDMAKDLVSKMLHIDPHQRLTAKQVLQHPWITQKDSLPQSQLNHQDVQLVKGAMAATYSALNSSKPSPQLKPIESSILAQRRVKKLPSTTL, encoded by the exons GGCGAAGGTGTTGTGAAAGAAATCAACATCACGCACCATGTGAAGGAGGGCTCCGAGAAAGCCGATCCTTCGCAGTTTGAGCTGCTGAAGGTGCTGGGACAGGGCTCTTTTGGCAAG GTTTTCTTGGTGAGAAAAATAACACCGCCAGACAGCAACCACCTCTATGCCATGAAAGTGCTCAAGAAGGCGACATTGAAAG TGCGTGATCGAGTAAGGACAAAGATAGAAAGGGACATCTTGGCTGATGTAAACCATCCCTTTGTGGTGAAACTCCACTACG CATTCCAGACGGAGGGGAAGCTGTATCTCATCTTGGATTTCCTCAGAGGAGGTGACCTTTTCACTCGGCTTTCCAAAGAG GTCATGTTCACCGAGGAGGATGTGAAGTTCTACCTAGCGGAGCTGGCTCTGGGGCTCGACCATTTGCACAGCCTGGGAATCATATACAGAGATCTCAAACCAGAGAA CATCCTCTTGGATGAAGAGGGGCACATCAAACTCACAG ATTTTGGCTTGAGTAAGGAGGCTATAGACCACGAGAAGAAAGCGTATTCCTTCTGTGGGACAGTGGAGTATATGGCACCAGAAGTTGTGAATCGCCAGGGCCACTCTCACAGTGCTGACTGGTGGTCCTACGGGGTGTTAATG ttTGAAATGCTCACCGGCTCGCTGCCCTTCCAGGGGAAGGATCGTAAGGACACGATGACCCTCATCCTCAA AGCAAAGCTGGGCATGCCGCAGTTCCTGAGCTGTGAAGCGCAGAGCCTCCTGCGAGCCCTTTTCAAAAGGAATCCAGCCAACAGATTGG GTTCTGGACCAGATGGGGCAGAAGAGATCAAGCGCCATCCTTTCTACTCCACCATTGACTGGAAT aagctgTACCGCCGGGAAATCAAACCTCCCTTCAAGCCTGCAGTAGGCCAGCCAGATGACACCTTTTATTTTGACGCAGAATTTACATCGCGGACGCCAAAAG ATTCCCCAGGCATCCCCCCGAGCGCGGGGGCCCATCAGCTCTTCCGAGGCTTCAGTTTCGTGGCGACCGGATTGATGGAGGATGGCAAGGTGAAACCTGCCCAGTCGCCTCTGCATTCAGTGGTACAG CAGCTGCACGGCAAGAACATCCAGTTCAACGACGGCTACGTGGTGAAGGAGGCAATCGGCGTCGGCTCCTACTCAGTGTGTAAACGCTGCATTCATAAAGCAACCAACATGGAATACGCAGTCAAG GTTATCGACAAGAGCAAGCGAGACCCTTCGGAGGAAATAGAAATCCTGCTGCGATACGGGCAGCATCCAAACATCATCACCTTGAAAGAT GTGTATGATGATGGGAAGTACGTGTATCTGGTGACTGAGCTGATgaggggaggggagctgctggatAAAATCCTCAGACAGAAATTTTTCTCGGAGAGGGAAGCTAGTTCGGTCCTGCACACGATCTGTAAAACAGTGGAGTATCTGCATTCCCAAGGG GTGGTTCACAGGGACTTGAAACCCAGCAATATTCTCTACGTGGATGAGTCAGGAAACCCCGAAAGCATTCGCATTTGTGACTTTGGCTTTGCCAAGCAGCTGAGGGCTGAGAACGGCCTTCTCATGACTCCCTGTTACACGGCAAACTTTGTGGCACCCGAG GTACTAAAACGCCAAGGCTACGACGAGGGCTGCGACATCTGGAGCCTGGGGGTTCTCCTGTATACGATGCTCGCAGG ctgcactcCGTTTGCAAACGGTCCCAGTGACACTCCAGAGGAGATCCTGACCCGGATAGGCGGGGGGAAGTTCTCTGTCAGGGGAGGCAACTGGGACACGATTTCTGACATGGCCAAG GACCTGGTATCAAAGATGCTTCACATAGATCCTCACCAGCGTCTAACGGCCAAGCAGGTCCTGCAGCATCCGTGGATAACCCAGAAGGACAGCCTACCCCAGAGCCAGCTGAATCACCAGGACGTTCAGCTTGTAAAG GGGGCGATGGCTGCCACGTACTCTGCACTGAACAGCTCCAAGCCAAGCCCCCAGCTGAAGCCCATCGAATCCTCCATTCTGGCACAGAGGCGGGTGAAGAAACTTCCTTCCACCACCCTGTGA
- the RPS6KA1 gene encoding ribosomal protein S6 kinase alpha-1 isoform X10, giving the protein MVLSDVVPGEGVVKEINITHHVKEGSEKADPSQFELLKVLGQGSFGKVFLVRKITPPDSNHLYAMKVLKKATLKVRDRVRTKIERDILADVNHPFVVKLHYAFQTEGKLYLILDFLRGGDLFTRLSKEVMFTEEDVKFYLAELALGLDHLHSLGIIYRDLKPENILLDEEGHIKLTDFGLSKEAIDHEKKAYSFCGTVEYMAPEVVNRQGHSHSADWWSYGVLMFEMLTGSLPFQGKDRKDTMTLILKAKLGMPQFLSCEAQSLLRALFKRNPANRLGSGPDGAEEIKRHPFYSTIDWNKLYRREIKPPFKPAVGQPDDTFYFDAEFTSRTPKDSPGIPPSAGAHQLFRGFSFVATGLMEDGKVKPAQSPLHSVVQQLHGKNIQFNDGYVVKEAIGVGSYSVCKRCIHKATNMEYAVKVIDKSKRDPSEEIEILLRYGQHPNIITLKDVYDDGKYVYLVTELMRGGELLDKILRQKFFSEREASSVLHTICKTVEYLHSQGVVHRDLKPSNILYVDESGNPESIRICDFGFAKQLRAENGLLMTPCYTANFVAPEVLKRQGYDEGCDIWSLGVLLYTMLAGCTPFANGPSDTPEEILTRIGGGKFSVRGGNWDTISDMAKDLVSKMLHIDPHQRLTAKQVLQHPWITQKDSLPQSQLNHQDVQLVKGAMAATYSALNSSKPSPQLKPIESSILAQRRVKKLPSTTL; this is encoded by the exons ATGGTTCTCTCAGATGTGGTCCCT GGCGAAGGTGTTGTGAAAGAAATCAACATCACGCACCATGTGAAGGAGGGCTCCGAGAAAGCCGATCCTTCGCAGTTTGAGCTGCTGAAGGTGCTGGGACAGGGCTCTTTTGGCAAG GTTTTCTTGGTGAGAAAAATAACACCGCCAGACAGCAACCACCTCTATGCCATGAAAGTGCTCAAGAAGGCGACATTGAAAG TGCGTGATCGAGTAAGGACAAAGATAGAAAGGGACATCTTGGCTGATGTAAACCATCCCTTTGTGGTGAAACTCCACTACG CATTCCAGACGGAGGGGAAGCTGTATCTCATCTTGGATTTCCTCAGAGGAGGTGACCTTTTCACTCGGCTTTCCAAAGAG GTCATGTTCACCGAGGAGGATGTGAAGTTCTACCTAGCGGAGCTGGCTCTGGGGCTCGACCATTTGCACAGCCTGGGAATCATATACAGAGATCTCAAACCAGAGAA CATCCTCTTGGATGAAGAGGGGCACATCAAACTCACAG ATTTTGGCTTGAGTAAGGAGGCTATAGACCACGAGAAGAAAGCGTATTCCTTCTGTGGGACAGTGGAGTATATGGCACCAGAAGTTGTGAATCGCCAGGGCCACTCTCACAGTGCTGACTGGTGGTCCTACGGGGTGTTAATG ttTGAAATGCTCACCGGCTCGCTGCCCTTCCAGGGGAAGGATCGTAAGGACACGATGACCCTCATCCTCAA AGCAAAGCTGGGCATGCCGCAGTTCCTGAGCTGTGAAGCGCAGAGCCTCCTGCGAGCCCTTTTCAAAAGGAATCCAGCCAACAGATTGG GTTCTGGACCAGATGGGGCAGAAGAGATCAAGCGCCATCCTTTCTACTCCACCATTGACTGGAAT aagctgTACCGCCGGGAAATCAAACCTCCCTTCAAGCCTGCAGTAGGCCAGCCAGATGACACCTTTTATTTTGACGCAGAATTTACATCGCGGACGCCAAAAG ATTCCCCAGGCATCCCCCCGAGCGCGGGGGCCCATCAGCTCTTCCGAGGCTTCAGTTTCGTGGCGACCGGATTGATGGAGGATGGCAAGGTGAAACCTGCCCAGTCGCCTCTGCATTCAGTGGTACAG CAGCTGCACGGCAAGAACATCCAGTTCAACGACGGCTACGTGGTGAAGGAGGCAATCGGCGTCGGCTCCTACTCAGTGTGTAAACGCTGCATTCATAAAGCAACCAACATGGAATACGCAGTCAAG GTTATCGACAAGAGCAAGCGAGACCCTTCGGAGGAAATAGAAATCCTGCTGCGATACGGGCAGCATCCAAACATCATCACCTTGAAAGAT GTGTATGATGATGGGAAGTACGTGTATCTGGTGACTGAGCTGATgaggggaggggagctgctggatAAAATCCTCAGACAGAAATTTTTCTCGGAGAGGGAAGCTAGTTCGGTCCTGCACACGATCTGTAAAACAGTGGAGTATCTGCATTCCCAAGGG GTGGTTCACAGGGACTTGAAACCCAGCAATATTCTCTACGTGGATGAGTCAGGAAACCCCGAAAGCATTCGCATTTGTGACTTTGGCTTTGCCAAGCAGCTGAGGGCTGAGAACGGCCTTCTCATGACTCCCTGTTACACGGCAAACTTTGTGGCACCCGAG GTACTAAAACGCCAAGGCTACGACGAGGGCTGCGACATCTGGAGCCTGGGGGTTCTCCTGTATACGATGCTCGCAGG ctgcactcCGTTTGCAAACGGTCCCAGTGACACTCCAGAGGAGATCCTGACCCGGATAGGCGGGGGGAAGTTCTCTGTCAGGGGAGGCAACTGGGACACGATTTCTGACATGGCCAAG GACCTGGTATCAAAGATGCTTCACATAGATCCTCACCAGCGTCTAACGGCCAAGCAGGTCCTGCAGCATCCGTGGATAACCCAGAAGGACAGCCTACCCCAGAGCCAGCTGAATCACCAGGACGTTCAGCTTGTAAAG GGGGCGATGGCTGCCACGTACTCTGCACTGAACAGCTCCAAGCCAAGCCCCCAGCTGAAGCCCATCGAATCCTCCATTCTGGCACAGAGGCGGGTGAAGAAACTTCCTTCCACCACCCTGTGA